Proteins from a genomic interval of Actinoalloteichus hymeniacidonis:
- a CDS encoding S1 family peptidase, with product MKQARLVASVLAAGVLAAGSIFGATPRGIAQQSDMSDLSAADQAANYPASLEVAIERDLATDPITYASNSLAAADASATADALRDQLADNFGGAWFDPAAGRLNVAVTSQGAADMVRQRGAEAHIRGVNEERLIEVSADLRAWIDGLPAERRALIYGLSTSAKTSSVTLAFSATSAGRSLAAELPGDHGVELNTEFVLEPPQTQQAADLLGGQGISAAAEDGSELASCSLGFNAIDGQGRALALTSGHCATDAATILAADGTEIGVPERVAWNSIADGDDGDDYASVRVQNPNLIAQPAVTDWQGGTLPVEGVVAPIEGMQVCHSGQTSQWECGQIQQVDVEVRVNGPDGTVKSQRSFWYDACTERGDSGGAVLAGTLAVGLHSAGALTPDDRRCLSTIGEQNIAFAEPLATDVIGDFGDDLRVLTTTADTDGDGVPDHEELAADRTTVHDANGDGVPAFLDPDEPTLGVPVVTSPEDGSRHTERSLPIVGTSKPGATVTVTYRGQSHLVTADDRGEWRLPAEEQLALGHYEITVSQSWTATNGSQWQSGETTSGFFIAPGPPAITSPQDGAEIDETAPMIFGTGEPGAVVELTVDDVDLGTASVVDDNGEWSITLVEPLSHGSHTIAAVQLVEDVGSNPTSITITVLPSEGGHTTVIPEAPGGPGANPPTGGDPDLADTGVSVALLALLGTAGLVAGTLLMLRRRREQLGVAGQTEAD from the coding sequence GTGAAGCAGGCAAGACTGGTCGCCTCGGTGCTGGCTGCGGGCGTACTGGCTGCCGGATCGATCTTTGGAGCGACACCGCGCGGCATCGCACAACAATCGGATATGTCGGATCTTTCCGCCGCCGATCAAGCGGCGAATTATCCGGCGAGTCTCGAAGTCGCCATCGAACGCGATCTTGCGACCGACCCGATCACCTATGCGTCGAATTCCCTCGCCGCAGCAGATGCCTCCGCGACCGCCGATGCCCTCCGTGATCAACTGGCCGACAATTTCGGTGGCGCCTGGTTCGACCCGGCGGCGGGCAGACTCAACGTCGCGGTGACAAGTCAGGGTGCGGCCGACATGGTCCGGCAACGCGGCGCCGAGGCACACATCCGAGGCGTGAACGAGGAACGACTGATCGAGGTCTCGGCCGATCTCCGCGCCTGGATCGACGGCTTGCCCGCAGAGCGACGGGCCCTGATCTACGGGCTCTCCACCAGCGCCAAGACCAGCTCCGTCACCCTCGCATTCTCGGCTACCTCGGCGGGCCGCTCGCTGGCCGCCGAATTACCCGGCGACCACGGCGTCGAGCTGAACACCGAGTTCGTGCTCGAACCCCCGCAGACCCAACAGGCCGCCGACCTGCTCGGCGGGCAGGGCATCAGCGCCGCCGCCGAGGACGGCTCCGAGTTGGCGAGCTGCTCGCTGGGTTTCAACGCGATCGACGGCCAAGGACGCGCGTTGGCGTTGACCAGCGGGCACTGTGCCACGGATGCGGCGACGATCCTCGCGGCGGACGGTACCGAGATCGGCGTTCCCGAGCGCGTCGCCTGGAACAGCATCGCCGATGGCGATGATGGCGACGATTACGCGAGCGTGCGGGTGCAGAATCCGAATCTGATCGCGCAGCCTGCGGTGACCGACTGGCAGGGCGGCACCCTGCCCGTCGAAGGCGTCGTCGCCCCGATCGAGGGCATGCAGGTCTGTCATTCCGGCCAGACCAGCCAGTGGGAGTGCGGCCAGATCCAGCAGGTCGACGTCGAGGTGCGGGTCAACGGCCCCGACGGCACCGTCAAATCGCAGCGAAGCTTCTGGTACGACGCCTGCACGGAACGCGGCGACAGCGGCGGGGCCGTGCTGGCCGGGACCCTGGCCGTCGGCCTGCACAGCGCCGGGGCGTTGACGCCGGACGATCGGCGTTGTCTCTCGACGATCGGCGAGCAGAACATCGCCTTCGCCGAGCCCTTGGCCACCGATGTGATCGGCGACTTCGGTGACGACCTGCGGGTGCTCACCACCACGGCGGACACCGATGGCGACGGGGTGCCCGACCACGAGGAGCTGGCCGCCGATCGGACAACGGTGCACGACGCCAACGGCGATGGAGTCCCCGCCTTCCTGGACCCCGACGAACCGACGTTGGGCGTCCCGGTGGTGACCTCCCCGGAGGACGGTTCCCGGCACACCGAACGCAGCCTGCCGATCGTGGGCACTTCGAAGCCCGGTGCGACGGTCACCGTCACCTATCGGGGACAGAGCCATCTGGTGACCGCCGATGATCGGGGCGAATGGCGGCTGCCCGCCGAGGAGCAGCTCGCGCTCGGCCACTACGAGATCACCGTCTCGCAGTCGTGGACGGCGACCAACGGATCGCAGTGGCAGTCGGGGGAGACGACCAGCGGGTTCTTCATCGCTCCCGGCCCGCCCGCCATCACCTCGCCGCAGGACGGCGCGGAGATCGACGAGACCGCGCCGATGATCTTCGGCACGGGGGAGCCGGGTGCCGTGGTCGAGCTGACCGTCGACGACGTCGATCTCGGCACGGCCTCCGTCGTGGACGACAACGGCGAATGGTCGATCACCCTGGTCGAGCCGCTGTCACACGGCTCGCACACCATCGCCGCTGTCCAACTGGTCGAGGACGTCGGCTCGAATCCGACCAGCATCACGATCACCGTGCTGCCGAGCGAGGGCGGCCACACCACCGTCATTCCGGAGGCACCCGGC
- a CDS encoding A/G-specific adenine glycosylase, whose amino-acid sequence MKSTVLAPTTLIAWFDRTGRDLPWRHPETTGWGVLVSEIMLQQTPVVRVQPIWQDWMQRWPKPSSLAEATAADVLRAWGKLGYPRRALRLHAAAAAIAKNHGDVVPSDVDTLLALPGIGAYTARAVAAFAYGRRAPVVDTNVRRVVARAVHGSAEAGPPSTTRDLADVDTLLPEEDARAARYSAALMELGALVCTARNPTCVDCPVRVDCAWQQAGKPAYAGPTRPTQRFAGTDRQVRGLLLDVLRGASGPVERAKLDLVWQHDGQRDRCLDSLLVDGLAEQTEDGLFALPGES is encoded by the coding sequence ATGAAGTCCACGGTGTTAGCCCCCACGACCTTGATCGCGTGGTTCGACAGGACCGGCCGCGATCTGCCCTGGCGCCACCCGGAGACCACCGGCTGGGGCGTGCTCGTCAGCGAGATCATGTTGCAGCAGACCCCCGTGGTCCGCGTGCAGCCGATCTGGCAGGACTGGATGCAACGCTGGCCGAAGCCGTCGTCGCTGGCCGAGGCCACCGCAGCGGACGTCCTTCGGGCCTGGGGCAAACTCGGCTATCCCCGGCGGGCCCTGCGTTTGCACGCCGCAGCGGCGGCCATCGCCAAGAACCACGGCGACGTCGTCCCCTCCGATGTCGACACGCTGTTGGCGCTGCCCGGCATCGGCGCCTACACGGCACGCGCGGTCGCCGCGTTCGCCTACGGCCGCCGGGCACCCGTCGTCGACACGAACGTGCGTCGAGTCGTCGCCAGGGCCGTGCACGGCTCGGCGGAGGCAGGTCCGCCATCGACCACCCGCGACCTTGCCGACGTCGACACACTGCTACCCGAGGAGGACGCGAGAGCCGCCCGCTATTCGGCCGCGCTCATGGAGTTGGGCGCCCTGGTCTGCACGGCCAGGAACCCGACCTGCGTGGACTGTCCGGTACGGGTGGACTGCGCCTGGCAACAGGCGGGCAAACCCGCCTATGCGGGGCCCACCCGGCCGACCCAGCGCTTCGCGGGAACCGACCGGCAGGTCCGGGGGCTGTTGCTGGACGTGCTGCGCGGTGCCTCCGGGCCGGTGGAACGGGCCAAGCTCGACCTGGTGTGGCAACACGACGGCCAACGAGATCGCTGCCTGGACTCGTTGCTCGTCGACGGATTGGCCGAGCAGACCGAGGACGGCTTGTTCGCGCTGCCCGGCGAATCCTGA
- a CDS encoding 2'-5' RNA ligase family protein, which produces MAVTLDFFFDDASDRTIRDLWQRLADIGARPVPGSTHPAPHVRFAAAAEIAPRVRQDLRAELRALSLPSFWLTTLGTFATSAPVLMLGAVVDAELLAVHSTVHDVLAGRVKQPSAYYLPGSWVPHCPLAEGVEREALAAGFAELHPVRAIHARVVGVGVVDGRTGHTEDLVRLG; this is translated from the coding sequence GTGGCGGTGACGCTGGACTTCTTCTTCGACGATGCATCCGATCGCACGATCCGAGACCTGTGGCAACGGCTGGCCGACATCGGCGCGCGTCCCGTGCCGGGCTCGACCCACCCGGCCCCGCACGTCCGGTTCGCGGCCGCCGCCGAGATCGCGCCGCGCGTCCGGCAAGACCTACGGGCCGAATTGCGGGCCCTGTCGCTGCCGTCCTTCTGGTTGACCACCCTCGGCACCTTCGCCACCTCGGCGCCCGTGCTGATGCTGGGCGCCGTCGTGGACGCCGAACTCCTCGCCGTGCACTCCACGGTGCACGACGTCCTGGCCGGCCGGGTCAAGCAGCCATCGGCGTACTACCTGCCCGGTTCCTGGGTGCCGCACTGTCCGCTCGCCGAAGGGGTCGAGCGAGAAGCCTTGGCGGCGGGTTTCGCCGAGCTGCATCCGGTGCGGGCCATCCATGCCCGGGTCGTCGGGGTGGGCGTCGTCGATGGACGCACCGGCCATACCGAAGACCTGGTCCGCCTCGGCTGA
- a CDS encoding antibiotic biosynthesis monooxygenase family protein, which yields MAVVKINAIEVPEGSGPELEKRFAARQGAVENAPGFLAFELLRPVAGENRYFVYTRWESEEAFQAWSGGPAKEAHSGERSKPVASGASLLEFEVIQHAESKGE from the coding sequence ATGGCAGTCGTGAAGATCAACGCTATCGAGGTTCCCGAAGGCAGCGGCCCCGAGCTGGAGAAGCGGTTCGCCGCCCGCCAGGGTGCGGTGGAGAACGCCCCCGGCTTCCTCGCCTTCGAACTGCTCCGGCCGGTCGCGGGCGAGAACCGCTACTTCGTCTACACCCGCTGGGAGTCCGAGGAGGCATTCCAGGCGTGGTCGGGCGGCCCCGCCAAGGAAGCGCACTCGGGTGAGCGCAGCAAGCCGGTCGCCTCGGGCGCCAGCCTGCTCGAATTCGAGGTGATCCAGCACGCGGAGTCCAAGGGCGAATGA
- a CDS encoding SIR2 family NAD-dependent protein deacylase: MSTDPIREAADLIADAEALLICAGAGFGVDSGLPDFRGPEGFWRAYPAYRSLGLDFAELADPVHFAADPALAWGFYGHRLDLYRRTTPHAGFGTLHRWGTALPGGFRVFTSNVDGQFQRAGFAEETIVERHGSIHRLQCTGPCAQRQWPADEVQVDLDEETMRARGPLPSCPDCGGLARPNILMFGDHSWVADHTSTAMDGLTTWLRPLRTARLVVIELGAGTAVPTVRRQAELASAARGALIRINLREPAIRHGRGIEIPMGAAAAIAAIDELLPDRLRAAVETAG; the protein is encoded by the coding sequence ATGAGCACGGATCCCATCCGGGAGGCGGCAGACCTGATCGCCGACGCCGAGGCCCTGCTGATCTGTGCGGGTGCGGGTTTCGGCGTCGATTCGGGTCTGCCGGACTTCCGTGGGCCGGAGGGATTCTGGCGGGCCTATCCGGCCTACCGGAGCCTGGGCTTGGACTTCGCCGAGCTGGCCGACCCGGTGCACTTCGCGGCGGACCCGGCGCTGGCGTGGGGTTTCTACGGCCATCGACTGGACCTCTACCGCCGCACCACCCCACATGCGGGCTTCGGGACGCTGCACCGGTGGGGAACGGCGCTGCCGGGCGGGTTCCGGGTATTCACCTCCAACGTCGACGGCCAATTCCAACGGGCAGGCTTCGCCGAGGAGACGATCGTGGAGCGGCACGGCTCGATCCACCGACTCCAATGCACCGGCCCCTGCGCACAACGACAGTGGCCCGCCGACGAGGTACAGGTCGACCTCGACGAGGAGACGATGCGGGCGCGCGGTCCGCTGCCGAGCTGCCCGGACTGCGGCGGCCTGGCCCGGCCGAACATCCTGATGTTCGGCGATCATTCCTGGGTGGCCGACCACACCAGCACGGCGATGGACGGCCTGACCACCTGGCTACGACCGCTACGGACCGCAAGACTCGTGGTGATCGAACTCGGTGCGGGGACCGCCGTACCCACGGTGCGGCGACAGGCCGAACTGGCCAGCGCGGCACGCGGCGCGCTGATCAGAATCAATCTGCGGGAGCCCGCTATCCGGCACGGGCGCGGCATCGAGATTCCGATGGGAGCCGCTGCGGCCATCGCCGCGATCGACGAACTGTTGCCGGATCGGCTGCGGGCGGCGGTGGAGACGGCCGGCTGA
- a CDS encoding endonuclease/exonuclease/phosphatase family protein translates to MGARTDMAYEDPAEAEETGRRRPGGPLVTLLLLLLTVPFVLVSVNRLIEVGGLRIAVGAAALTPYTLPLGLLLIVAGFALRRWAVALVAAVLTVIMAAVVIPRATPDARPFVQGESVRVLSLNMRYGSADPAVLVDLVRDRQVDVLSLQELTPAAVTALAEAGIESELPHQVIDPENGAPGSGLYSRHEAERIDAIPATHRQSAAAVTLPDGGEFEIVSVHPLWPIGDGTTDTWQRELASLPEARSADPIRVLAGDFNATLDHGPLRRLLNSGYQDAADQTGDGLRPTWPAGGTITAPPLTIDHVLVDNRCAVESFDVLDVPGSDHRAVLAEFVVPS, encoded by the coding sequence ATGGGGGCGCGGACGGACATGGCATACGAGGATCCTGCCGAGGCAGAGGAGACCGGACGTCGACGTCCGGGCGGCCCGCTGGTCACCCTGTTATTGCTGCTGTTGACGGTGCCGTTCGTGCTGGTGTCGGTGAACCGACTCATCGAGGTCGGCGGACTTCGAATCGCCGTCGGCGCCGCCGCTCTCACCCCGTACACGCTGCCGCTGGGACTTCTCCTCATCGTCGCGGGCTTCGCCTTACGTCGTTGGGCGGTGGCCCTGGTGGCCGCGGTGCTCACCGTGATCATGGCCGCCGTGGTGATCCCCCGGGCCACCCCGGACGCGCGCCCCTTCGTACAGGGCGAGTCGGTCCGGGTGCTGAGCCTCAACATGCGCTACGGCAGCGCCGACCCCGCCGTGCTCGTCGATCTGGTGCGGGACCGACAGGTGGATGTGCTGAGCCTGCAGGAGCTCACCCCGGCGGCGGTCACCGCCTTGGCCGAGGCAGGCATCGAGTCCGAGCTACCGCACCAGGTGATCGACCCGGAGAACGGCGCACCCGGTTCGGGCCTCTATTCGCGTCACGAGGCCGAACGCATCGATGCCATCCCGGCGACACATCGCCAGTCCGCCGCAGCGGTGACGCTGCCCGACGGCGGCGAGTTCGAGATCGTGTCGGTCCACCCGCTGTGGCCGATCGGCGACGGCACCACCGACACCTGGCAGCGGGAACTCGCGAGCCTGCCCGAGGCCCGTTCGGCCGACCCGATCCGGGTGCTGGCAGGCGACTTCAACGCCACCCTCGACCATGGCCCACTTCGGCGATTGCTGAACTCCGGCTACCAGGACGCGGCCGACCAGACGGGCGACGGACTCCGCCCTACCTGGCCTGCGGGCGGCACCATCACCGCGCCGCCGCTGACCATCGACCACGTGTTGGTCGACAACCGCTGTGCCGTCGAGTCCTTCGACGTCCTCGACGTGCCCGGCAGCGACCACCGGGCAGTCCTGGCCGAGTTCGTCGTCCCGTCGTAG
- a CDS encoding ATP-dependent Clp protease ATP-binding subunit, which produces MFERFTDRARRVVVLAQEEARMLNHNYIGTEHILLGLIHEGEGVAAKALESLGIALEGVRQQVEEIIGQGQQAPSGHIPFTPRAKKVLELSLREALQLGHNYIGTEHILLGLIREGEGVAAQVLVKLGADLNRVRQQVLQLLSGYQGKEPAETGGRGEGTPSSSLVLDQFGRNLTSSAREGKLDPVIGREKEIERVMQVLSRRTKNNPVLIGEPGVGKTAVVEGLAQNIVKGEVPETLKDKQLYTLDLGSLVAGSRYRGDFEERLKKVLKEIRTRGDIILFIDEIHTLVGAGAAEGAIDAASILKPMLARGELQTIGATTLDEYRKHVEKDPALERRFQPIQVGEPTMEQTIEILKGLRDRYEAHHRVSITDSALVAAATLADRYINDRFLPDKAIDLIDEAGARMRIRRMTAPPDLREFDEKIADVRRDKESAIDAQDFERAARLRDEEKQLLGQKAEREKQWKSGDLDVVAEVDDEQIAEVLANWTGIPVFKLTEEETTRLLRMEEELHKRIIGQEDAVKAVSQAIRRTRAGLKDPKRPSGSFIFAGPSGVGKTELSKALANFLFGEDDALIQIDMGEFHDRYTASRLFGAPPGYVGYEEGGQLTEKVRRKPFSVVLFDEIEKAHQEVYNTLLQVLEDGRLTDGQGRTVDFKNTVIIFTSNLGTQDISKAVGLGFAGGGTEGSNYDRMKQKVNDELKKHFRPEFLNRIDDIIVFHQLTEDEIIRMVDLMIARVETQLKNKDMSLELTANAKKLLAKRGFDPVLGARPLRRTIQREIEDQLSEKILFGELEAGHIIIGDVEGFEEGKSDDKARFVFRGEPKPSQVPDVPPVELSSSTGGNQELPPAEGESE; this is translated from the coding sequence ATGTTCGAGAGGTTCACCGACCGCGCGAGGCGGGTGGTCGTCCTGGCCCAAGAAGAGGCCAGGATGCTCAACCACAACTACATCGGCACCGAGCACATCCTCCTGGGCCTGATCCACGAGGGTGAGGGTGTCGCCGCCAAGGCGCTGGAGTCGCTGGGGATCGCCCTGGAGGGCGTCCGCCAGCAGGTTGAGGAGATCATCGGTCAGGGGCAGCAGGCCCCGAGCGGCCACATCCCCTTCACGCCTCGGGCGAAGAAGGTGCTGGAGCTGTCGCTTCGGGAGGCTCTGCAACTCGGCCACAACTACATCGGCACCGAACACATCCTGTTGGGCCTGATCCGCGAGGGCGAGGGCGTCGCCGCGCAGGTGTTGGTCAAGCTGGGTGCCGATCTGAACCGAGTGCGTCAGCAGGTTCTGCAGCTGCTGTCGGGCTACCAGGGCAAGGAACCCGCCGAGACCGGCGGCCGCGGCGAGGGCACGCCGTCTTCCTCGCTGGTGCTCGACCAGTTCGGTCGCAACCTGACGTCGAGCGCTCGGGAGGGCAAGCTCGACCCGGTCATCGGCCGGGAGAAGGAAATCGAGCGGGTCATGCAGGTGCTGTCCCGCCGTACCAAGAACAACCCCGTCCTCATCGGTGAGCCCGGTGTGGGTAAGACGGCCGTCGTCGAGGGCTTGGCGCAGAACATCGTCAAGGGCGAGGTTCCCGAGACCCTCAAGGACAAGCAGCTCTACACGCTGGACCTCGGTTCGCTGGTGGCGGGCTCCCGCTACCGGGGTGATTTCGAGGAGCGCCTGAAGAAGGTGCTCAAGGAGATCCGCACCCGGGGCGACATCATCCTGTTCATCGACGAGATCCACACCCTGGTGGGTGCGGGTGCCGCCGAGGGCGCGATCGACGCCGCGAGCATCCTGAAGCCGATGCTGGCCAGAGGCGAGCTGCAGACGATCGGTGCCACCACGCTCGACGAGTACCGCAAGCACGTCGAGAAGGACCCGGCTCTGGAGCGCAGGTTCCAGCCGATCCAGGTCGGCGAGCCCACGATGGAGCAGACCATCGAGATCCTCAAGGGTCTGCGGGACCGCTACGAGGCGCACCACCGCGTCTCGATCACGGACTCGGCGCTGGTTGCCGCCGCCACGCTGGCGGATCGGTACATCAACGACCGCTTCCTGCCGGACAAGGCGATCGACCTCATCGACGAGGCGGGCGCGCGGATGCGCATCCGTCGGATGACGGCGCCGCCGGACCTGCGCGAGTTCGACGAGAAGATCGCCGACGTGCGTCGGGACAAGGAATCCGCGATCGACGCGCAGGACTTCGAGCGCGCCGCCCGCCTGCGTGACGAGGAGAAGCAGCTCCTCGGCCAGAAGGCGGAGCGGGAGAAGCAGTGGAAGTCCGGTGACCTCGACGTGGTCGCCGAGGTGGACGACGAGCAGATCGCCGAGGTTCTGGCGAACTGGACCGGCATCCCCGTCTTCAAGCTGACCGAGGAGGAGACGACTCGGCTGCTGCGGATGGAGGAGGAGCTCCACAAGCGGATCATCGGCCAGGAGGACGCCGTCAAGGCCGTCTCCCAGGCGATCCGTCGTACCCGCGCCGGTCTGAAGGACCCGAAGCGTCCCTCCGGATCGTTCATCTTCGCCGGCCCCTCGGGTGTCGGTAAGACCGAGCTGTCCAAGGCGCTGGCGAACTTCCTCTTCGGCGAGGACGACGCGCTCATCCAGATCGACATGGGTGAGTTCCACGACCGCTACACCGCTTCTCGGCTGTTCGGCGCGCCCCCCGGGTACGTCGGCTACGAGGAGGGTGGCCAGCTGACCGAGAAGGTGCGGCGTAAGCCGTTCTCGGTGGTGCTCTTCGACGAGATCGAGAAGGCGCACCAGGAGGTCTACAACACGCTGCTCCAGGTTCTCGAGGACGGCAGGCTCACCGACGGTCAGGGCCGCACGGTCGACTTCAAGAACACGGTGATCATCTTCACCTCCAACCTGGGCACGCAGGACATCTCCAAGGCGGTCGGCCTGGGCTTCGCCGGTGGCGGCACCGAGGGCTCGAACTACGACCGGATGAAGCAGAAGGTCAACGACGAGCTGAAGAAGCACTTCCGTCCGGAGTTCCTCAACCGGATCGACGACATCATCGTCTTCCACCAGCTCACCGAGGACGAGATCATCCGGATGGTCGACCTGATGATCGCCAGGGTCGAGACGCAGCTCAAGAACAAGGACATGAGCCTTGAGCTGACCGCCAACGCGAAGAAGCTGCTCGCCAAGCGCGGCTTCGACCCGGTGCTCGGTGCTCGGCCGCTGCGTCGGACGATCCAGCGCGAGATCGAGGACCAGCTGTCCGAGAAGATCCTGTTCGGCGAGCTGGAGGCCGGGCACATCATCATCGGCGACGTCGAGGGCTTCGAGGAGGGCAAGAGCGACGACAAGGCGCGCTTCGTCTTCCGAGGCGAGCCGAAGCCCTCGCAGGTTCCGGATGTCCCGCCGGTGGAGCTGTCCAGCTCGACCGGGGGCAACCAGGAGCTTCCCCCCGCGGAGGGCGAGTCCGAGTGA
- a CDS encoding (2Fe-2S)-binding protein: MTTAFRRSGAYGSGTAANIAESIARLDLPPWLEARHGDAALDAGWSRCSSLLDDPASFTRWRELLSGWLIENYGAAPERTTAGYVMSWYLSVPGYLGALLFHTARRVPSLAPEHTAFRLAEGRPHLDGIALTGEAFACLPDDPAAHTSAATVVADEHALADLLRARFAGHAARFVAAFAPGTRLGRRMLWAAATDVLDTTLWLAGQMCGDEDGGVADAALVLGTAADPLLDPFTSVSTMYRVSVDDGERWTRRRGSCCFHYALPGSPQACTTCPRVGTAERDARVRELG; this comes from the coding sequence ATGACCACGGCTTTTCGCAGGTCAGGCGCCTATGGATCGGGGACGGCCGCGAACATCGCGGAGTCGATCGCCCGACTGGACCTTCCGCCGTGGCTGGAGGCCCGACACGGTGACGCCGCGCTCGACGCCGGTTGGTCACGCTGCTCGTCGCTGCTCGACGACCCGGCATCGTTCACTCGATGGCGTGAACTGCTGAGCGGCTGGCTGATCGAGAACTACGGGGCCGCCCCGGAACGAACCACCGCCGGCTACGTGATGTCCTGGTACCTCAGCGTGCCGGGCTACCTGGGTGCGCTGCTGTTCCACACGGCACGCCGGGTGCCGTCACTGGCGCCCGAGCACACCGCGTTCCGACTGGCCGAGGGACGACCGCACCTGGACGGCATCGCCCTGACCGGCGAGGCGTTCGCCTGCCTGCCCGACGATCCGGCCGCACACACCAGCGCGGCCACCGTGGTGGCCGACGAACACGCGTTGGCCGATCTGCTCCGGGCGAGGTTCGCGGGCCACGCCGCCCGCTTCGTCGCGGCGTTCGCCCCCGGCACCCGCCTGGGCCGCCGAATGCTCTGGGCAGCGGCCACCGATGTGCTGGACACCACGCTGTGGCTGGCGGGACAGATGTGCGGCGACGAGGACGGCGGGGTCGCCGATGCGGCCCTGGTGCTCGGCACCGCCGCCGACCCACTGCTGGACCCGTTCACCTCGGTATCGACGATGTACCGCGTCTCGGTGGACGACGGAGAACGGTGGACGAGACGTCGAGGAAGCTGCTGTTTCCATTACGCGCTGCCCGGTTCGCCCCAGGCCTGCACGACGTGCCCTCGGGTCGGCACAGCGGAACGGGACGCGCGCGTGCGCGAGCTCGGCTGA
- a CDS encoding histone-like nucleoid-structuring protein Lsr2 — MAQKVTVTLVDDLDGSKADETVEFTFDGAAYQIDLSSANAGVLRDALAGFVGHARRSGGRKRNVRPGGDRADGGSTSAGDREQNQAIREWARKRGMKVSDRGRIPADVIDAYHAAN; from the coding sequence ATGGCACAGAAGGTCACAGTCACACTGGTTGATGACTTGGACGGTTCTAAGGCTGACGAGACCGTCGAGTTCACTTTCGATGGAGCCGCTTACCAGATCGACCTTTCCTCGGCCAATGCCGGGGTACTTCGGGATGCGCTGGCCGGTTTCGTCGGGCACGCGCGGCGCTCCGGTGGGCGCAAGCGCAACGTGCGTCCCGGCGGCGACCGGGCCGACGGTGGCAGCACCTCGGCAGGCGATCGGGAGCAGAACCAGGCAATTCGGGAGTGGGCGCGCAAGCGTGGCATGAAGGTCTCCGATCGCGGCCGTATCCCCGCCGATGTCATCGACGCTTACCACGCGGCAAACTGA